The following coding sequences are from one Dreissena polymorpha isolate Duluth1 chromosome 8, UMN_Dpol_1.0, whole genome shotgun sequence window:
- the LOC127840462 gene encoding golgin subfamily A member 4-like — MEKSRISLASKEERRRKSEERKQMKERMEKEMQLLEQQRMLLMENRNRETIQQSNEMLNDSEEDEYEGECVEEEESVEQEKFGYTKYMPQELKDIEAVLLQKQKERNKLCSDGDIDEIMKSNERQRRRFFSENGVTRMSTVPDLGSFEKYQDDEIEETDSVLVDTSIKGYAVGGRFSYEQDPKREEMERKRDIMMKIRNKETKEKEKITSENILEKLGLLDEDIENSIAEEIKKYENPFQNTRRELYQDELNDNEESENRSEERNKENKRPLYSEPAYSSEYREAMQKMKSRSRELDEIKKGQELELSKMLEQKRQFKIQRQKKLEEEAELQESIEELELKEKEIKLNQLKASKLKMEMEAIRKDDECVKKNLKILRLRRCELLERIQLKKTSLETETKEKLKKPEPKNESGILKQDHVFVGKPFVPAFDGKNFEDWKIEVECLVKSKMYPEPLLTQGIRASLKGNTRRSLQSLNPSATSAELLEKLEEVYGSLKESDALMQDFYSSKQNPSESASDWGVRVENLFQKLVRKGEIDTSQRNTILKRKFWRGLYRDKLREAMRVSHESTDTFEILRKKTRKEEDEMDSDSKVVSQNETEHSSKVHQPIRTIQNTKESKLDTVLNRMEALEREIQELRRDKSQGVKDRGGFFRGRSRFRGGRGEYRGRGRDGRDESQRRENKREPLKEKLDKQQQELTNPEKSDKKEQLNE, encoded by the exons ATGGAGAAGAGTCGAATTTCTTTAGCATCGAAAGAAGAGAGGAGGAGAAAAAGTGAAGAAAGAAAACAGATGAAAGAAAGAATGGAGAAAGAAATGCAATTGCTAGAACAACAAAGAATGTTACTCATGGAAAATAGAAATAGGGAAACTATTCAACAGAGCAACGAGATGTTAAACGACAGCGAAGAAGATGAATATGAAGGCGAATGTGTAGAAGAAGAGGAAAGTGTAGAGCAAGAGAAATTTGGGTACACTAAGTATATGCCCCAAGAACTCAAGGATATTGAAGCAGTGTTGTTACAAAAGCAGAAAGAAAGAAATAAGTTGTGTAGTGATGGAGACATTGATGAGATTATGAAATCAAATGAAAGGCAGCGGAGACGGTTCTTTAGTGAAAACGGTGTAACAAGAATGAGTACAGTACCAGATCTTGGATCATTTGAAAAATACCAGGATGATGAAATAGAAGAAACTGATTCAGTGTTAGTAGATACAAGTATAAAAGGTTACGCAGTAGGAGGTCGATTTTCATACGAACAGGACCCTAAACGTGAAGAAATGGAAAGAAAAAGAGACATTATGAtgaaaataagaaataaggaaacaaaagaaaaagaaaagatAACGTCAGAGAACATTCTTGAAAAATTAGGATTACTTGATGAAGATATTGAGAATAGTATAgctgaagaaataaaaaaat ACGAGAACCCGTTCCAGAATACAAGAAGAGAATTGTATCAGGATGAATTAAATGACAATGAAGAAAGTGAGAATAGGTCAGAGGAAAGAAACAAGGAAAATAAAAGACCACTTTACAGTGAACCTGCGTATTCTTCTGAGTACAGAGAAGCAATGCAGAAAATGAAAAGTAGGTCAAGAGAGCTTGACGAAATAAAGAAAGGCCAGGAATTGGAACTAAGTAAAATGCTTGAACAAAAGagacaatttaaaatacaaagacAGAAGAAACTTGAAGAGGAAGCAGAACTTCAGGAAAGCATTGAAGAATTAGAGCTGAAAGAAAAAGAAATTAAGTTGAATCAGTTAAAAGCGTCGAAATTGAAGATGGAAATGGAAGCAATTCGTAAAGATGATGAATGCGTGAAAAAGAACCTGAAAATCTTAAGATTGAGACGTTGCGAGCTGCTTGAAAGAATTCAGCTTAAAAAGACTTCACTTGAGACTGAAACCAAAGAAAAATTAAAGAAACCGGAACCAAAGAATGAGAGTGGTATTTTGAAACAGGATCATGTTTTTGTTGGTAAACCTTTCGTTCCAGCATTCGACGGAAAGAACTTTGAAGATTGGAAGATAGAAGTCGAATGTCTAGTAAAGTCAAAGATGTACCCTGAACCTTTACTTACGCAAGGTATTCGGGCATCCTTAAAAGGAAACACCAGACGAAGCTTACAGTCCTTGAATCCATCCGCAACCTCTGCTGAACTACTTGAAAAGTTGGAAGAGGTATACGGGAGTTTAAAAGAGTCGGATGCACTCATGCAGGATTTTTATAGCTCGAAGCAGAATCCGTCTGAGTCAGCTTCTGATTGGGGTGTTAGAGTAGAAAATCTATTCCAAAAATTGGTTCGAAAAGGAGAAATAGATACCAGCCAGCGAAACACAATACTGAAGAGAAAGTTCTGGAGAGGGTTGTATCGTGATAAGCTACGTGAAGCGATGCGTGTCTCTCATGAGTCTACAGATACATTTGAGATTCTGAGAAAGAAGACTAGAAAAGAAGAAGATGAAATGGATAGTGATTCCAAGGTCGTATCTCAGAATGAAACAGAACATTCATCAAAGGTCCATCAGCCAATAAGAACAATTCAGAATACGAAAGAGTCAAAACTAGATACAGTACTCAACAGAATGGAAGCTCTAGAGAGAGAGATCCAAGAACTGAGACGTGATAAAAGCCAAGGAGTTAAAGACAGAGGGGGATTCTTTCGTGGAAGATCAAGGTTCAGAGGCGGACGAGGAGAATATAGAGGTCGGGGCAGAGATGGTCGAGATGAATCGCAGCGAAGAGAAAATAAAAGAGAGCCACTAAAAGAGAAATTGGACAAGCAGCAGCAAGAACTGACAAACCCAGAGAAATCAGATAAGAAAGAGCAGTTAAACGAGTAA